The Camelus bactrianus isolate YW-2024 breed Bactrian camel chromosome 12, ASM4877302v1, whole genome shotgun sequence genome includes a window with the following:
- the ELK3 gene encoding ETS domain-containing protein Elk-3, with translation MESAITLWQFLLQLLLDQKHEHLICWTSNDGEFKLLKAEEVAKLWGLRKNKTNMNYDKLSRALRYYYDKNIIKKVIGQKFVYKFVSFPEILKMDPHAVEISRESLLLQDSECKVSPEGREAHRHGLSALKSASRNEYIHSGLYSSFTINSLQNPPESFKAIKTEKLEEQPEDSPPVEEVRTVIRFVTNKADKHVSRPVVSLPSTSEAFLASSVSAKISSLMLPNAASISSASPSSSRSPSLSPNSPLPAEHRSLFLEAACHDSDSLEPLNLSSGSKTRPPSLPPKAKKPKGLEISAPPLVLSSTDIGSIALNSPALPSGSLTPAFFTAQTPNGLLLTPSPLLSSIHFWSSLSPVAPLSPARLQGPNTLFQFPTLLNGHMPVPIPSLDRAASPVLLSSNSQKS, from the exons aTGGAGAGTGCAATCACGCTGTGGCAGTTCCTGTTGCAGTTGCTGCTGGACCAGAAACATGAGCATCTGATTTGCTGGACTTCCAACGATGGTGAATTCAAGCTCCTCAAAGCAGAAGAAGTGGCCAAGCTCTGGGGTCTccgaaaaaacaaaacaaacatgaacTACGATAAGCTGAGCAGAGCCCTGCGATACTATTATGACAAG AACATCATCAAGAAGGTGATCGGGCAGAAGTTTGTGTACAAATTTGTCTCCTTCCCGGAGATACTGAAAATGGACCCTCACGCAGTGGAGATCAGCCGGGAGAGCCTTTTGCTGCAGGACAGCGAGTGCAAGGTGTCCCCCGAGGGCCGCGAGGCGCACAGACACGGCTTGTCCGCCCTCAAGAGCGCGAGCCGCAATGAGTACATCCACTCCGGCCTGTACTCGTCCTTCACCATCAACTCCCTGCAGAACCCACCCGAGTCCTTCAAGGCCATAAAGACGGAGAAGCTGGAGGAGCAGCCGGAAGACAGCCCTCCTGTGGAAGAAGTCAGGACTGTCATCAGGTTTGTGACCAACAAAGCCGACAAGCACGTCAGCAGGCCCGTGGTGTCCCTGCCCTCCACGTCTGAGGCCTTCCTGGCCTCGTCCGTCTCCGCCAAGATCTCCTCTTTAATGTTGCCAAATGCTGCCAGCATTTCATCCGCCTCGCCCTCCTCATCTCGGTCCCCGTCCCTGTCCCCCAACTCGCCCCTCCCTGCCGAACACAGAAGCCTCTTCCTGGAGGCTGCCTGCCATGACTCGGATTCCCTAGAGCCCTTGAACCTGTCATCAGGCTCCAAGACCAGGCCTCCATCTCTTCCCCCAAAGGCCAAAAAACCCAAAGGCTTGGAAATCTCCGCGCCCCCGCTGGTGCTCTCCAGCACCGATATCGGCTCCATCGCCCTCAACAGCCCGGCCCTTCCCTCGGGATCCCTCACCCCAGCCTTCTTCACCGCCCAG ACACCAAATGGATTGCTTCTGACCCCGAGTCCACTACTCTCCAGCATACATTTCTGGAGCAGCCTTAGTCCAGTTGCTCCACTGAGTCCTGCCCGGCTGCAAGGGCCAAACACGCTGTTCCAG TTCCCAACACTGCTCAATGGCCACATGCCAGTGCCAATCCCCAGTCTGGACAGAGCTGCTTCTCCAGTCCTGCTTTCCTCCAACTCTCAGAAAT